From one Pseudanabaena sp. FACHB-2040 genomic stretch:
- a CDS encoding GlsB/YeaQ/YmgE family stress response membrane protein: MNILAWIVLGLIAGAIAKAIYPGYQSGGILGTLLLGIVGAFIGGSLYSLLTTGTLALTAAGLSLGGVVLSVVGAVIALWLYYAFARRAY; encoded by the coding sequence ATGAATATTCTGGCTTGGATTGTATTAGGTTTGATTGCGGGTGCGATCGCAAAGGCTATCTACCCTGGCTACCAAAGTGGCGGCATTCTGGGAACGCTGCTGCTCGGCATCGTAGGGGCCTTTATTGGGGGTAGCCTGTATAGCCTGCTCACCACAGGAACTCTAGCTTTGACCGCTGCTGGACTGAGCCTTGGGGGAGTTGTTCTCTCAGTTGTTGGCGCTGTTATCGCGCTCTGGCTCTACTATGCTTTTGCCCGCAGAGCTTACTAA
- the hetZ gene encoding heterocyst differentiation protein HetZ translates to MDALYNTLFSELRDATNASASACEAVAKRLDYEVQRICTESERIQDSGETDTWAMTLGKHRLKQCLKYYSLGSHQGRIELHSTLSAIIYRYITPPQVQTSYQARLNLIEDFLQGFYVEALNAFRRESQMPATYQPRTLLELAEYMAFTERYAKRRIPLPGRRSQQLIILRAQTFSKQQPPEVAIDIEQATDHGGSGDSDEPRPITSQQRLREEMIAQSDELPEDSLRDRIVEELLAYLKERDQEDCADYFALRLLDLPTPEIESMLGLSPRQRDYLQQRFKYHLIRFSLSHHWELVHEWLEADLERNLGLTPQQWQALQDTLTQKQAKLLMLKQQGEPDSEIAKVLGLTPTQFQKNWSALLEQAWEIRNL, encoded by the coding sequence GTGGACGCACTGTACAACACCCTATTCAGTGAGCTAAGAGACGCCACCAACGCCTCCGCATCTGCCTGCGAAGCCGTCGCTAAGCGCCTTGACTACGAAGTCCAACGCATTTGTACCGAGAGCGAGCGGATTCAAGATTCAGGCGAGACCGATACCTGGGCCATGACCCTGGGCAAACATCGGCTCAAACAGTGCCTGAAATACTATAGCTTGGGCTCCCACCAAGGCCGAATAGAGCTACACAGCACGCTCAGTGCGATCATTTACCGTTACATCACGCCGCCGCAGGTTCAGACCAGCTACCAGGCTCGTCTCAACCTGATCGAAGACTTTCTCCAGGGCTTTTATGTCGAAGCCCTCAACGCCTTTCGGCGGGAAAGCCAGATGCCAGCCACCTACCAGCCGCGAACGCTGCTGGAGCTGGCGGAATACATGGCTTTTACCGAGCGCTATGCCAAGCGGCGAATTCCGCTGCCGGGGCGGCGCAGCCAGCAGCTGATCATTTTGCGGGCCCAGACCTTCTCCAAGCAGCAGCCACCCGAAGTAGCGATTGACATCGAGCAGGCCACCGACCACGGCGGCTCTGGCGACAGTGACGAGCCTCGGCCGATCACCTCTCAGCAGCGGCTGCGGGAGGAAATGATCGCTCAGAGCGACGAACTGCCCGAAGATTCGCTGCGCGATCGCATCGTTGAGGAGCTGCTAGCCTACCTCAAAGAGCGCGATCAGGAAGACTGCGCCGACTACTTCGCGCTGCGGCTACTAGATCTGCCCACCCCTGAGATCGAATCCATGCTGGGCCTTTCGCCCCGCCAGCGAGACTACCTGCAGCAGCGCTTTAAGTACCATCTAATCCGCTTTTCCCTGTCCCACCACTGGGAGCTGGTACACGAGTGGCTAGAGGCCGACCTAGAGCGCAATCTGGGGCTGACCCCCCAGCAGTGGCAGGCTCTGCAAGACACCCTCACCCAAAAACAGGCTAAACTGCTGATGCTTAAGCAGCAGGGCGAACCCGATTCTGAGATTGCCAAAGTCCTAGGACTAACTCCAACGCAGTTTCAGAAAAATTGGTCAGCCTTATTAGAGCAGGCGTGGGAAATTCGTAATCTATAA
- a CDS encoding PatU has protein sequence MPLNVSLSEAAPSGAAPSGEALFREGRVDGVDDSWDPFESEAFAVADLNPGLIRPDALPHPVSLGEIPAVQDRFQALIKRRLRLEIERRPPRFPWEQGIQDYPEWLMGEAPAAPVWIEQLRQLKLPTLLPDEVLVTLLQHCQDLARQPLKSGVRLVKAVEALFPGQPQTLENMARMVLTPAYRSGRTPEPLTLDYESANTQQQVALAMLAAQEIFQSLTLTLSALEPSVQRQWVTPVGLLTLTATYQVEGSRIQVQAVLPQAGYLHLEGVRAEKDQPGELVAMLEAPQAEQTYSVTVGLLESQSPLQFTLIWLGGSEP, from the coding sequence ATGCCCCTGAATGTGTCCCTCTCTGAGGCAGCCCCCTCTGGGGCAGCGCCCTCTGGGGAAGCCCTTTTTAGGGAAGGTCGTGTCGACGGGGTAGATGATTCCTGGGATCCCTTTGAATCAGAAGCCTTTGCCGTAGCTGACTTAAACCCTGGGCTAATACGCCCAGACGCTTTACCCCATCCTGTTTCTTTGGGAGAAATACCCGCTGTGCAAGACCGTTTTCAAGCTCTTATTAAACGCCGACTGCGCCTAGAAATTGAGCGCCGTCCGCCCCGCTTCCCCTGGGAGCAGGGCATTCAAGACTATCCAGAGTGGTTGATGGGAGAGGCCCCTGCAGCTCCTGTCTGGATAGAGCAGCTGCGCCAACTCAAGCTGCCCACCCTGCTGCCCGACGAGGTGCTAGTCACCCTGCTGCAGCACTGCCAGGATTTAGCCCGGCAGCCGCTAAAGTCGGGCGTGCGGCTGGTTAAAGCCGTAGAGGCTTTGTTTCCGGGGCAGCCCCAGACCTTAGAAAATATGGCCCGCATGGTGTTGACCCCGGCCTACCGATCTGGTCGCACCCCCGAACCGCTCACCCTCGACTACGAAAGCGCCAACACCCAGCAGCAGGTTGCCTTGGCTATGCTGGCTGCCCAGGAGATTTTTCAATCTCTGACGCTAACCCTGTCGGCCCTTGAACCGAGCGTACAGCGGCAGTGGGTTACCCCAGTGGGCCTGCTGACGCTGACGGCTACTTACCAGGTTGAAGGAAGCCGCATTCAGGTTCAGGCTGTGCTGCCGCAGGCGGGCTACCTGCATCTAGAAGGCGTGCGGGCTGAGAAAGACCAGCCCGGTGAACTGGTAGCTATGCTAGAAGCGCCCCAGGCTGAGCAAACCTACTCGGTGACTGTGGGGCTGTTAGAGTCTCAGTCGCCGCTGCAGTTTACGCTGATCTGGCTAGGTGGCTCAGAGCCCTAG
- a CDS encoding sterol desaturase family protein translates to MKAYEQGSTLLYSDVRQYGTWYLGISFFATLFLQDTYFYFIHRAFHHPNVFKWVHSGHHRSVVSTPWTSFAFDLPEALIQALFFVAIVFILPLHLVTVIAILLTMTVWAVWNHLGFTITSSFFLSQWLGKWLIGPSHHGLHHRRHSQHFGLYFTFWDRLLGTQSPDEE, encoded by the coding sequence ATGAAAGCCTACGAGCAGGGTTCGACGCTCCTGTACAGCGATGTGCGCCAGTACGGAACCTGGTATCTAGGGATTAGCTTTTTTGCAACTCTTTTTCTGCAGGATACCTACTTCTACTTTATCCATCGAGCGTTCCACCATCCCAATGTTTTTAAGTGGGTCCACAGCGGTCACCACCGCTCAGTTGTTTCAACACCGTGGACCTCTTTTGCCTTCGACCTGCCAGAGGCACTTATTCAAGCTCTTTTCTTTGTGGCGATAGTTTTCATTCTCCCGCTCCATCTTGTCACGGTGATTGCCATCCTTCTGACCATGACGGTGTGGGCGGTTTGGAATCATCTTGGGTTTACCATCACCTCATCGTTTTTCTTGAGCCAATGGTTGGGAAAATGGCTAATCGGCCCCAGCCATCATGGTCTTCACCATCGCAGGCATTCTCAACACTTCGGCCTATATTTCACTTTCTGGGATAGGTTGCTGGGAACGCAAAGCCCTGACGAGGAGTAA
- a CDS encoding dienelactone hydrolase family protein — protein MQVKQQNIGLTVDDSLMRVYVASPEPAGQYPGILFYSDIYQLGRPMTLLADRLAGYGFVVAAPEIFHRLEPVGTVIEPDDLGRLRGNDAARRTEIAQYDADALALLTWLQADGQVAADQIGSLGFCIGGHLAFRAAFRSEVKAAVCCYPTGIHSGKLGRGVADTIERVSEIKGQVLTLFGMLDPHVPPKGREKILQALETAQVQHQTLLYEANHTFMRDDGYRYDPVATDAAWVEIVTFLAQAFGR, from the coding sequence GTGCAGGTTAAGCAGCAAAACATTGGATTAACGGTCGATGACAGCCTGATGCGGGTGTATGTCGCCTCTCCTGAACCCGCTGGCCAATATCCCGGCATTTTGTTCTATTCCGATATCTATCAGCTGGGCCGGCCCATGACGCTGCTGGCGGATCGTTTAGCGGGCTATGGCTTTGTGGTAGCAGCGCCCGAAATTTTCCATCGCCTAGAGCCCGTCGGCACCGTCATCGAACCCGATGACCTAGGACGACTGCGCGGCAATGACGCAGCCCGACGCACTGAAATTGCCCAATACGATGCTGATGCCTTGGCTCTGCTGACCTGGCTGCAGGCCGATGGTCAGGTTGCCGCCGATCAAATCGGCAGCTTGGGCTTTTGCATTGGCGGGCATCTAGCGTTTCGCGCGGCTTTTCGAAGTGAGGTAAAAGCGGCGGTGTGCTGTTATCCCACCGGAATTCATAGCGGCAAACTGGGGCGGGGCGTCGCCGATACAATTGAGCGGGTGAGTGAAATCAAGGGGCAGGTCTTGACCCTCTTTGGCATGCTCGATCCCCATGTGCCCCCTAAGGGTAGAGAGAAAATTTTGCAGGCTCTAGAAACCGCCCAGGTTCAGCACCAAACGCTGCTTTATGAAGCCAACCATACCTTCATGCGAGATGACGGCTACCGCTATGATCCGGTTGCTACTGATGCGGCCTGGGTAGAGATTGTGACGTTTCTAGCGCAGGCATTTGGTCGTTGA
- a CDS encoding PAS domain S-box protein codes for MRVGKKVTRKTRLLSYAVAVFSVALAVGISLSLGPLIRPTPTSLFFVAVMVSAWWGGLGPGLVATVLSTLAIHYGFIAPYHSLNTPEVGSIIRLGVFVMAALLISGLNESCRNAMRREQRLRADSEAAQGEAHAAKERLETVLASINDGFYRLDRSWRFTYVNDRFCQITGMEREDVLNESLWDLFPDIVDTDFYRQFQRALSEQTSIQFEYLYTAWNRWYEHRVYPAPDGLTVFAADITERKRVEDERKRTENAVRQSEEQARLAIKVGRLGTWRYSLTTHWVVLDERMREIWGEPAAVEALPLPQVIARIHPDDRERVAIAINAALAPGTAGIYEADYRIIWNDGSERWVSANGQAQFADKGASQQPVGFFGTALDITDRKQAEMALAAQEQRYRYIFEAVNVPIWEEDFTEVKAAIDQLKAAGIQDFRQYFNEHPDFVQQAVGMVHLRDVNQAALQLFGAQSKAELLTSLHQIFTPETQDAFIAELLSIAAEETYFAAETVLQTLQGDRLYVWFAITFPPAAAYDRVLVSLVNMSDRKRAEENLRLSENRYRTLANAVAQLMWVNNAQGKVQFYNQQWQAYTGVDDLELNVGLWADILHPDDLQPTSEKRAKAIQAGEAYEVECRLKRVDQTYRWHLARVVPLKDDQGQILYWYGTATDIDDRKQIEAEREQLLAREQAAREAAETANRIKDEFLAVVSHELRSPLNPILGWSRLLQANRLDPIRTQQALTTIERNAQLQAELIEDLLDVSRILQGKLSLTVSPVNLTSIVKAAIETVRLAAEAKSIEVRSEEIGDRSPARVNASLLPPISSPPMVLGDPTRLQQVVWNLLSNAVKFTPAGGQVEVRLSLVTGEQALAPGSEPHVLESGAHDRFAQITVSDTGKGIAPDFLPHVFDYFRQADSATTRSFGGLGLGLAIVRHLVELHGGTIRADSPGEGLGATFTVRMPLMPTQPAVSQDFQLSEPTLDLSGIRVLVVDDDTDTRDFTAFLLEQAGAKVITSTSAAEAVAALTQYHPDVLVSDIGMPGTDGYMLIRQIRALSSEQGGQIPAIALTAYAGESDQQQALQAGFQRHVSKPVEPEVLLRTIDALTRHRQPK; via the coding sequence TTGAGAGTTGGGAAAAAAGTCACCCGGAAGACCCGACTGCTTTCCTATGCCGTAGCTGTGTTCTCCGTTGCCCTAGCTGTGGGGATCAGTCTGTCGTTGGGGCCTCTGATAAGACCAACCCCGACTTCACTGTTTTTTGTGGCGGTCATGGTGAGTGCTTGGTGGGGTGGCTTGGGGCCGGGCCTGGTGGCGACGGTTTTGTCTACGCTGGCAATTCACTACGGCTTTATTGCTCCCTACCACTCCCTCAACACGCCGGAAGTAGGCAGCATCATTCGCTTGGGGGTTTTTGTGATGGCGGCCCTGCTGATTAGCGGGCTAAATGAGTCGTGCCGAAATGCTATGCGTCGGGAGCAGCGCCTGCGGGCTGACAGCGAAGCTGCCCAAGGCGAGGCCCATGCTGCCAAGGAACGGTTAGAAACGGTATTGGCCAGCATTAATGATGGGTTCTACAGGCTCGATCGCAGCTGGCGCTTCACCTATGTCAACGATCGTTTTTGCCAAATCACTGGCATGGAGCGTGAAGACGTTCTCAATGAAAGCCTGTGGGACTTGTTTCCCGATATTGTGGATACTGACTTCTACAGGCAATTTCAGCGGGCACTTAGCGAGCAAACGTCGATTCAGTTTGAGTATCTTTACACTGCCTGGAATCGCTGGTACGAGCATCGGGTTTATCCTGCACCCGATGGTCTGACGGTTTTTGCCGCTGACATTACCGAGCGCAAGCGCGTTGAAGACGAAAGGAAACGGACTGAGAACGCTGTGCGCCAGAGCGAGGAGCAGGCGCGGCTGGCTATCAAAGTGGGGCGGCTGGGGACTTGGCGCTACAGCCTCACTACCCACTGGGTGGTACTAGACGAGCGGATGCGGGAGATCTGGGGTGAACCTGCGGCGGTAGAAGCTTTGCCGCTGCCCCAGGTGATTGCACGGATTCACCCGGACGATCGCGAACGGGTTGCGATCGCAATTAACGCCGCCCTAGCCCCGGGCACAGCTGGCATCTATGAGGCCGACTACCGCATCATTTGGAATGACGGGAGTGAGCGGTGGGTCTCTGCTAACGGGCAGGCGCAGTTTGCTGATAAAGGGGCATCGCAGCAACCAGTTGGTTTCTTTGGAACTGCCCTCGACATTACCGATCGCAAGCAGGCAGAAATGGCGTTGGCGGCTCAAGAGCAGCGCTATCGATACATTTTTGAGGCCGTCAACGTTCCCATTTGGGAAGAAGACTTCACTGAGGTAAAAGCTGCCATTGACCAGCTCAAAGCAGCAGGGATTCAAGATTTTCGCCAGTACTTCAATGAGCATCCGGACTTTGTGCAGCAGGCAGTTGGCATGGTGCACCTAAGAGACGTTAATCAGGCAGCTCTACAGCTGTTTGGGGCTCAAAGCAAAGCAGAGCTGTTAACCTCTCTTCACCAGATTTTTACGCCCGAAACCCAGGACGCCTTTATCGCTGAACTGCTCTCTATCGCAGCAGAAGAAACTTACTTCGCTGCCGAAACCGTCCTACAAACCCTACAGGGCGATCGCCTCTATGTCTGGTTTGCCATCACCTTTCCACCTGCAGCCGCCTATGACCGAGTGCTGGTTTCGCTGGTAAATATGAGCGATCGCAAGCGGGCCGAAGAAAACCTTCGTCTGAGCGAAAATCGCTACCGCACCCTAGCCAACGCAGTGGCCCAGCTGATGTGGGTGAATAATGCCCAGGGTAAGGTTCAGTTTTATAACCAGCAGTGGCAGGCCTACACGGGAGTTGATGATTTAGAGCTAAACGTGGGGCTGTGGGCAGATATCCTTCACCCCGATGATCTTCAGCCCACCTCAGAAAAAAGAGCAAAAGCCATCCAAGCAGGTGAAGCCTACGAGGTAGAATGCCGCCTCAAGCGGGTTGATCAAACCTACCGCTGGCATCTGGCCCGGGTGGTGCCGCTGAAAGACGATCAGGGCCAAATCCTTTATTGGTACGGCACCGCCACCGATATTGACGATCGCAAACAGATCGAAGCAGAACGAGAACAGCTCTTAGCCAGAGAACAGGCCGCTCGAGAAGCCGCCGAAACCGCAAACCGCATCAAAGATGAGTTTTTGGCAGTTGTCTCCCACGAGTTGCGATCGCCCCTCAACCCGATTCTGGGCTGGTCTAGGCTGCTACAAGCCAACCGACTAGACCCAATTAGGACACAGCAGGCACTCACCACCATTGAGCGCAACGCTCAGCTACAGGCCGAACTGATTGAAGATTTGCTCGATGTGTCTCGCATCCTGCAGGGCAAACTCAGCCTCACCGTTAGCCCAGTGAACCTGACGTCTATTGTCAAAGCCGCAATTGAAACCGTGCGACTTGCTGCAGAAGCCAAATCTATTGAGGTGAGGAGTGAGGAGATAGGAGATAGGAGCCCAGCGCGAGTAAATGCCTCTCTCCTTCCGCCCATCTCTTCGCCTCCTATGGTATTAGGCGACCCCACTCGTCTACAGCAGGTGGTGTGGAACCTGCTCTCCAATGCCGTGAAATTTACGCCAGCTGGGGGGCAGGTTGAGGTGAGGCTGTCCCTAGTTACGGGTGAGCAGGCATTGGCCCCAGGTTCTGAACCCCACGTCCTAGAATCAGGGGCGCATGACAGATTTGCCCAAATCACTGTTAGCGATACTGGAAAGGGCATTGCGCCTGACTTTCTGCCCCACGTGTTTGACTACTTTCGCCAGGCCGACAGCGCTACCACCCGTAGTTTTGGCGGGCTGGGCTTAGGGCTTGCGATCGTGCGGCACCTGGTCGAACTGCACGGGGGTACTATTCGAGCCGATAGTCCCGGTGAGGGCCTGGGGGCCACCTTTACGGTGAGGATGCCGCTCATGCCGACTCAACCAGCGGTCAGCCAGGATTTTCAGCTGTCAGAACCTACCCTTGATTTGAGCGGTATCCGAGTTTTAGTGGTAGACGACGATACCGATACCCGAGACTTTACGGCTTTTCTATTGGAACAGGCCGGAGCCAAGGTGATCACATCAACCTCTGCAGCAGAAGCAGTCGCCGCGCTAACCCAATATCACCCCGATGTCCTGGTTAGCGATATTGGCATGCCCGGCACCGATGGCTACATGCTGATCCGGCAGATCAGAGCTTTGTCGTCAGAGCAGGGGGGGCAAATACCTGCGATCGCACTTACCGCCTATGCTGGAGAGTCCGATCAACAGCAGGCACTCCAGGCAGGCTTTCAACGGCACGTCTCCAAACCAGTAGAGCCCGAAGTCCTGTTACGAACGATTGACGCGCTAACCCGGCACCGCCAGCCCAAATAA
- a CDS encoding SDR family NAD(P)-dependent oxidoreductase, translating to MKRLEGKIALVTGATRGLGKGIAIGLGEAGATVYITGRTLTPTDSIEGSLEATGSAVEQAGGVCIPVQVDHSDDGQVRSLFDRIESEQSGRLDLLVNNAYAGVSALKAAYGKPFWESEPSFWDASNNVGLRSHYVASVYAARLMVPRQQGLICTLSSWGGLSYIFGVPYGAGKAGCDRMAADMAVELKPHKVASLSLWPGIVGTELMTQFAAELEAVSADPQAASIREGYNWETPLLTGRIIAALASDPNILRRTGQVQIVAELAREFGIVDENGNRPASLRSLRFVLPFAVPALRQHPEWVPDLEVPWPLLLMGALGSPKA from the coding sequence ATGAAGCGGCTTGAGGGTAAAATTGCGCTGGTGACCGGGGCCACTCGGGGCCTTGGCAAAGGCATTGCCATTGGCCTAGGCGAGGCTGGGGCAACGGTCTACATTACAGGCCGCACGCTAACGCCCACCGATTCGATAGAGGGTTCTCTAGAAGCGACTGGCTCTGCCGTTGAGCAGGCTGGGGGCGTTTGTATCCCGGTGCAGGTAGATCACAGTGATGATGGGCAGGTGCGATCGCTATTTGATCGGATCGAGTCGGAGCAGTCGGGACGGCTGGATCTGCTGGTAAACAATGCCTATGCTGGGGTGTCTGCCCTCAAAGCTGCCTACGGCAAACCCTTTTGGGAATCTGAGCCTAGCTTTTGGGACGCCAGCAACAACGTAGGTCTGCGTAGCCACTATGTCGCTAGTGTCTATGCTGCCCGCCTGATGGTGCCGCGTCAGCAGGGGTTGATCTGCACGCTCTCTTCCTGGGGTGGTCTGTCCTACATTTTTGGGGTGCCCTATGGCGCGGGGAAGGCGGGTTGCGATCGCATGGCAGCGGATATGGCCGTTGAACTAAAGCCGCACAAAGTTGCCTCGCTCTCCCTTTGGCCCGGTATCGTTGGCACCGAGCTAATGACCCAGTTTGCCGCTGAGCTAGAAGCTGTCTCTGCCGACCCTCAAGCCGCCTCTATCCGAGAAGGCTACAACTGGGAAACCCCGCTTTTAACCGGAAGAATCATTGCCGCTCTGGCTAGCGACCCTAATATCTTGCGCCGCACTGGGCAGGTGCAAATTGTCGCGGAACTGGCCCGAGAATTTGGCATCGTCGATGAGAACGGCAACCGCCCTGCTTCCCTGCGTTCTCTGCGGTTTGTGCTGCCCTTTGCCGTACCTGCCCTGAGGCAGCATCCGGAGTGGGTACCCGATTTAGAAGTGCCGTGGCCGCTGCTGCTGATGGGGGCTTTGGGATCGCCTAAGGCTTAG
- a CDS encoding alkaline phosphatase PhoX: MIHDNGISNRSGNRSFEDVLRARMSRRNVLARGAALSATGFLAALAGNKMLVQAAAAATAPQSGQAGAGASNAIAQAGRRLFSFPAVPAANAVGPVPTISSAYQYEVLIPWGTSIQPGGPEYTGDPNSRPTAAQQTQQVGIGHDGMWFFPIGNSNDHGMLAINHEFGTNPHVLGKDAPESLEDVRLSQHAHGVAVVEIKKTGGKWQVVSGKNARRIHVNTPVSFSGPAANSPLLRTSAGNAPLGTVNNCANGKTPWGTYLTCEENFNGYFGATGEWTPTEAQTRYGFAAEGFGYGWHLFDPRFDLSNPSYRNEENRFGWVVEIDPNDASQTPVKRTALGRIKHENAELVVGRGGRAVVYMGDDERFDYIYKFVSDSNWRSMQARGISPLDQGKLYVAKFNDNGTGNWIELTTSNPAIRAKFSNQAEVLTYTRLAADAVGATKMDRPEWIAASTGGDVYCTLTNNTRRTADTTNPANPLAPNPFGHIIKWRDSDDHVGTTFQWEIFVLAKDTHNIDQSAFGSPDGLWGDSDGRLFIQTDGDQPEVNGVKLNDQMLVADTNTGEIRRIFAGVTSCEVTGITVTPDRRTMFVNLQHPGDGDPTLTNFPAPTGSGRIPRDATIVITKKDGGIIGS, translated from the coding sequence GTGATTCACGACAATGGTATTAGTAATCGGTCGGGCAACCGCTCTTTTGAAGACGTGCTCCGGGCTCGGATGTCTCGTCGTAACGTGCTCGCTCGCGGCGCAGCGCTTTCAGCCACTGGCTTTTTAGCAGCTCTAGCTGGCAACAAGATGCTGGTTCAAGCTGCAGCGGCAGCCACCGCCCCGCAATCTGGTCAAGCGGGTGCCGGAGCAAGCAATGCGATCGCACAAGCCGGTCGCCGCCTGTTTAGCTTCCCAGCTGTGCCCGCTGCCAATGCTGTCGGCCCTGTGCCCACTATTTCGTCGGCCTACCAGTATGAGGTGCTGATCCCTTGGGGCACCTCGATTCAGCCCGGCGGCCCCGAGTACACGGGTGATCCTAACAGCCGTCCTACGGCAGCGCAGCAGACCCAGCAAGTGGGCATTGGCCACGATGGCATGTGGTTTTTTCCCATCGGCAACAGCAATGACCACGGCATGTTGGCGATCAACCACGAATTCGGGACAAATCCCCACGTGCTAGGTAAAGATGCCCCTGAAAGCCTGGAGGATGTGCGCCTCTCTCAGCACGCCCACGGAGTGGCCGTTGTTGAGATCAAAAAGACCGGCGGCAAGTGGCAGGTCGTCAGCGGCAAAAATGCTCGCCGTATCCATGTCAATACGCCCGTCAGCTTCAGTGGCCCTGCTGCCAACAGCCCTCTGCTACGAACGTCTGCAGGCAACGCCCCCCTCGGCACCGTGAATAACTGTGCCAATGGCAAGACCCCCTGGGGCACCTACCTCACCTGCGAAGAAAACTTCAACGGCTACTTCGGCGCTACTGGCGAGTGGACTCCCACCGAGGCCCAAACCCGCTACGGCTTTGCTGCTGAGGGTTTTGGCTATGGCTGGCACCTGTTTGATCCTCGCTTTGATCTCTCCAACCCCAGCTACAGAAATGAAGAAAACCGCTTCGGCTGGGTGGTTGAGATTGATCCCAACGATGCCTCTCAAACGCCGGTCAAGCGCACCGCACTGGGCCGCATTAAGCATGAAAATGCTGAGCTGGTAGTGGGCCGGGGTGGTCGTGCCGTGGTTTACATGGGTGATGATGAGCGCTTTGACTACATCTATAAGTTTGTGTCCGACAGCAACTGGCGGTCGATGCAGGCTCGCGGCATCAGCCCGCTAGATCAGGGTAAGCTCTATGTTGCCAAGTTTAACGACAACGGCACCGGCAACTGGATCGAGCTGACCACGAGCAATCCGGCGATTCGGGCTAAGTTTAGCAACCAGGCTGAAGTGCTGACCTATACTCGTCTGGCTGCCGATGCCGTAGGCGCAACGAAGATGGATCGTCCTGAGTGGATCGCAGCTTCCACGGGCGGCGATGTGTACTGCACTCTAACCAACAACACCCGACGTACTGCCGACACCACCAACCCGGCTAACCCGCTGGCCCCCAACCCCTTTGGCCACATCATCAAGTGGCGCGACAGCGATGACCACGTAGGCACCACGTTCCAGTGGGAAATCTTCGTCCTCGCCAAAGACACCCACAACATTGATCAAAGTGCCTTTGGTAGCCCTGATGGTCTCTGGGGTGACTCCGATGGCCGTCTGTTTATTCAGACTGACGGAGATCAGCCAGAAGTCAACGGCGTGAAGCTCAATGACCAGATGTTGGTGGCCGACACAAACACGGGTGAGATTCGTCGCATCTTCGCTGGGGTCACGAGCTGTGAAGTGACCGGCATTACAGTTACGCCTGATCGACGCACCATGTTCGTCAACCTCCAGCATCCGGGCGATGGCGACCCCACTCTGACCAATTTCCCAGCACCCACCGGCAGCGGCAGAATTCCTCGTGACGCGACGATCGTGATTACGAAGAAGGATGGCGGCATTATCGGTTCATAA